A stretch of the Asticcacaulis sp. ZE23SCel15 genome encodes the following:
- a CDS encoding 3-oxoacyl-ACP synthase III family protein has translation MTVPETCRLSEDIDALIGRPAGWLYRRSGVYRRYVCDKEDQIDLAVSAARAALNEARLSPDDVEFILFAAAVPYQSIPSTAPLIQARLGITDGACMAFDINSTCLSFVTALDIASHMVGNKVALVVASEVASRALPWAQDPATAALFGDGAAAVVITGQGDGRLLASRMETYPSGYDACSLGAGGTRYDYHADREAFDRHSRFHMEGDALFKLTLRHFEPFLDRLLDQAGWQRDDVELIVPHQASPGALAHLTRRCGFSADIVMNIVRDYGNQIAASIPTALHLARQRHPAGLRTLILGTSAGMSLGGLALIL, from the coding sequence ATGACCGTGCCCGAAACCTGCCGACTTTCAGAAGATATTGATGCCCTTATCGGACGCCCGGCCGGATGGCTTTACCGGCGCTCAGGGGTTTATCGTCGCTATGTGTGCGATAAAGAAGACCAGATTGACCTGGCTGTAAGTGCCGCCCGCGCAGCCCTCAACGAAGCCCGGCTGTCCCCGGACGATGTAGAATTTATTCTGTTTGCCGCCGCCGTGCCCTATCAGTCGATCCCGTCCACAGCGCCGCTGATACAGGCGCGGTTAGGCATAACTGACGGCGCCTGTATGGCATTCGATATCAATTCGACCTGCCTGAGCTTTGTCACGGCGCTTGATATCGCCAGCCACATGGTCGGCAATAAGGTGGCGCTGGTGGTCGCCTCAGAAGTCGCCTCACGCGCCCTGCCCTGGGCGCAGGACCCGGCGACGGCGGCCCTGTTCGGTGACGGCGCGGCAGCGGTCGTGATTACCGGTCAAGGCGATGGCCGCCTGCTGGCCTCACGCATGGAAACCTATCCGTCGGGCTATGACGCCTGCTCACTGGGGGCGGGCGGCACCCGCTATGACTATCATGCCGATCGTGAGGCTTTCGACAGGCACAGCCGGTTTCACATGGAAGGCGACGCTTTGTTTAAGCTGACGTTGCGGCATTTTGAACCGTTTCTGGACCGCCTGCTGGATCAGGCCGGATGGCAGCGCGACGATGTCGAACTGATTGTGCCCCATCAGGCCAGCCCCGGCGCTCTGGCGCACTTGACCCGCCGGTGCGGTTTTTCTGCCGATATCGTCATGAACATTGTGCGCGATTACGGCAACCAGATCGCCGCCTCCATTCCGACCGCCCTGCATCTGGCGCGACAACGCCACCCGGCAGGCCTGCGCACCCTGATACTGGGCACTTCCGCCGGTATGTCGCTGGGCGGTCTGGCGCTAATTCTATGA
- a CDS encoding Lrp/AsnC family transcriptional regulator, whose translation MNFDTKRLDATDYKILRQLTEDGRMSDVALGERLNLSSTAVARRRKILEESGIISGYTVNLNYKTLGLSMIVIVSIELSSQAEHALNDFEQAVLRSPSMSFCSFVSGDTDFIMILNVASFETYDSIYRRELSTLPHVAKIRSSFVMREVRNLTTPPIIFHG comes from the coding sequence ATGAATTTCGACACGAAGCGGCTTGATGCTACAGATTACAAAATCTTACGACAATTGACCGAAGATGGCCGCATGTCGGATGTGGCTCTGGGTGAACGGCTTAACCTGTCAAGTACAGCGGTGGCCCGTCGCCGTAAAATATTAGAAGAGTCCGGCATCATATCAGGTTACACGGTCAACCTTAATTACAAAACGCTTGGCCTGAGCATGATTGTTATTGTCTCTATTGAGTTATCTTCTCAGGCAGAACACGCTTTGAACGATTTTGAACAGGCGGTTCTCAGAAGCCCGTCCATGTCTTTCTGTAGCTTTGTTTCGGGCGATACCGACTTTATTATGATCCTGAACGTGGCATCATTTGAGACCTACGACTCGATCTATCGCCGGGAACTGTCGACCCTGCCCCACGTTGCCAAGATCAGAAGCAGTTTCGTCATGCGCGAAGTCAGAAACCTGACAACTCCGCCGATAATATTTCATGGATAA
- a CDS encoding NAD(P)-dependent oxidoreductase has protein sequence MKIVVSGATGFLGGHLCRHLHGLGHQVLGLGRDVLKGEDLRADGIAFEALDLASTTPLQTWNQADAFVHAAALSSAWGPRAAFEQANVTGTQHAITIARQLKVRRFVAISSPSVAFRFCDQLNLSEDAPLPLPVNDYAATKAIAEDMARASDLNTLILRPRGIYGQGDTALLPRLIRAAQTQKLPLLRNGAAVTDLTHVDDVVAAIVSAIEAPQSYDGRTFNISGDEAIAVHHIISRASEAAGVTARFRPVPVWLALAAARAAEYIARHRIGQPEPPITAYGVGILAFSQTLDLTAARRDLGYRPQIDFSEGLRRTFAS, from the coding sequence ATGAAAATTGTCGTTTCCGGTGCCACAGGCTTTTTGGGCGGACATCTGTGCCGCCACCTGCACGGCCTTGGTCATCAGGTGCTGGGGCTGGGCCGCGATGTCCTGAAAGGCGAAGACCTGCGCGCCGATGGCATCGCGTTCGAAGCCCTTGATCTGGCCAGTACAACCCCGCTTCAAACGTGGAATCAGGCCGATGCCTTTGTTCATGCCGCGGCCCTGTCGTCGGCGTGGGGGCCGCGCGCCGCGTTTGAACAGGCCAATGTCACCGGCACCCAGCACGCCATTACCATCGCCCGCCAGCTTAAGGTCAGGCGCTTTGTGGCCATATCGTCCCCCAGCGTCGCCTTTCGGTTTTGTGACCAGTTGAACCTGTCTGAGGACGCCCCGCTGCCGCTGCCGGTCAATGATTATGCCGCCACCAAGGCGATCGCAGAAGACATGGCGCGCGCCTCAGACCTGAACACCCTTATCTTACGCCCCAGAGGCATCTATGGTCAGGGCGACACCGCCCTGCTGCCACGGCTTATCCGGGCGGCCCAGACCCAGAAGCTACCTCTATTGCGCAACGGAGCCGCGGTGACTGACCTCACCCATGTTGACGATGTGGTGGCTGCCATCGTGAGCGCGATTGAGGCCCCGCAAAGCTATGATGGCCGCACCTTCAATATCTCAGGTGACGAGGCTATTGCGGTCCACCACATCATCTCCCGCGCCAGTGAGGCCGCAGGGGTAACCGCGCGCTTTCGGCCCGTGCCCGTCTGGCTGGCACTGGCGGCGGCGCGCGCTGCCGAATATATCGCACGACATCGTATCGGGCAGCCGGAACCGCCGATCACGGCTTACGGCGTGGGCATACTGGCGTTCAGCCAGACCCTGGATCTGACGGCGGCGCGCCGTGATCTGGGCTATCGCCCGCAGATCGATTTCAGCGAAGGTTTGCGCCGGACCTTTGCCTCATGA
- a CDS encoding amidohydrolase, which translates to MTVSRRFLSALLLATCLTAPSLAAAEASPKLKAAAQVGVKDRTVLAQQMVNSIYSFAEPGFQEYKTSEYVTGILEKNGFTITRGVAGIPTAWTATWGDGGPMIALGSDIDGLLGLSQVPGNPVITPQVPGAPGHGEGHNSGMPLVVVAALAAKDVMVANNIKGRLMIWPGVAEELLATKAFYVRDGVFKGVDVSIFTHVSNDLGTSWGPMLSGMVSVEYSFKGKTSHSAGAPWAGKSALDAVEWMDLAWNMRREHLPVTQRSHYIITNGGSQPNIVPGDASVWYYFRELDFASVRNMYETGNTISEAAAQATGTTVTRKLLGYAAPNYGNKPLAEAAYANMKKVGLPQWSADDQAFAKAVQETNGFKLKPLTTTLSPLSTPEMRAGMNFGGSDDIGDVMWTVPTITIFYPSNVPNTIGHNVTAAMAMATPIAHKGVVNGAEVLAMTIMDIVTTPSLVKEAKAFQQNVQFKDVKYDPVLTAEDTPAIHLNKETMERLRPQMEPFYYDPSKYSSYLEQLGVKYPAVAVPPAVKSGQ; encoded by the coding sequence ATGACTGTGTCCAGACGTTTTTTGAGTGCCCTGCTGCTGGCGACCTGCCTGACAGCCCCATCTCTGGCCGCTGCCGAGGCCAGCCCCAAACTGAAAGCCGCCGCTCAGGTCGGGGTTAAGGACCGCACGGTTCTGGCCCAGCAGATGGTCAATTCGATCTATAGCTTCGCCGAGCCGGGTTTTCAGGAATATAAGACTTCTGAATATGTGACCGGTATTCTGGAAAAGAACGGCTTTACCATTACGCGCGGTGTCGCCGGTATCCCCACCGCCTGGACGGCGACCTGGGGTGACGGCGGGCCGATGATCGCGCTCGGTTCCGACATCGACGGGCTCTTGGGCCTGTCGCAGGTGCCGGGCAATCCGGTGATCACGCCGCAGGTGCCGGGTGCGCCCGGTCACGGCGAAGGCCACAACTCCGGTATGCCGCTGGTGGTGGTGGCAGCATTAGCCGCCAAGGATGTCATGGTGGCCAACAACATCAAAGGCCGCCTGATGATCTGGCCCGGCGTCGCCGAAGAACTGCTGGCGACCAAGGCGTTTTATGTCCGTGACGGCGTGTTCAAAGGCGTTGATGTCTCCATCTTCACCCACGTCAGCAACGATCTGGGCACCTCATGGGGCCCGATGCTGAGCGGTATGGTGTCGGTCGAATATAGCTTTAAGGGCAAGACCTCTCACTCGGCCGGTGCGCCGTGGGCGGGCAAGTCCGCGCTCGATGCCGTGGAGTGGATGGATCTGGCGTGGAACATGCGCCGCGAGCATTTGCCGGTCACCCAGCGTTCGCACTACATCATCACCAATGGCGGCAGTCAGCCCAATATCGTCCCCGGTGACGCCAGTGTCTGGTACTATTTCCGGGAGCTGGATTTCGCCTCTGTGCGCAATATGTATGAGACCGGCAACACCATTTCCGAAGCGGCGGCGCAGGCGACGGGCACGACCGTGACGCGCAAACTGCTGGGCTATGCCGCGCCGAACTATGGCAATAAACCTCTGGCCGAAGCCGCCTATGCCAATATGAAAAAGGTCGGCCTGCCGCAATGGTCGGCGGACGATCAGGCCTTTGCCAAGGCGGTGCAGGAAACCAACGGTTTTAAGCTCAAGCCGCTTACGACCACGCTTTCGCCCTTGTCTACGCCGGAAATGCGGGCGGGCATGAACTTTGGCGGTTCGGACGATATCGGTGATGTCATGTGGACCGTGCCGACCATCACCATTTTCTATCCCTCAAACGTGCCCAACACCATCGGCCATAATGTGACCGCGGCCATGGCTATGGCCACGCCGATTGCCCACAAAGGCGTCGTCAATGGCGCTGAGGTTCTGGCCATGACCATCATGGATATCGTCACCACCCCCTCACTGGTGAAAGAGGCCAAGGCGTTCCAGCAGAACGTGCAGTTCAAGGATGTCAAATACGATCCGGTGCTGACGGCTGAGGATACGCCGGCCATCCACCTCAACAAGGAAACCATGGAGCGTCTGCGCCCGCAGATGGAGCCGTTCTATTACGATCCGTCCAAATATAGCTCCTACCTTGAGCAACTGGGCGTCAAATATCCGGCGGTGGCCGTGCCGCCTGCCGTCAAAAGCGGTCAATAA
- a CDS encoding amidohydrolase encodes MHISKRSLMAALMASAFVLPAGLAHAQASPKLKAAAQAGVKDRAVLTQQMVDSIYSFAEPGFQEYKTSEYVTGILEKNGFTITRGVAGIPTAWTATWGEGGPLIALGSDIDGLLGLSQVPGNPVITPQVPGAPGHGEGHNSGMPLVVVAALAAKDVMVANNIKGRLMIWPGVAEELLATKAFYVRDGVFKDVDVSIFTHVANELGTSWGPAGNNGMVSVEYTFKGKTSHSAGAPWAGRSALDGVELMNAAWNMKREHLPVTQRSHYIITNGGSQPNIVPGEASVWYYFREQTFDSIRNLYETGNTISEAAAKATGTTVTRRVLGYAAPNYGNKPLAEAAYANMQKVGLPKWSADDQAFAKAVQETNGFALKPLTTKLTPLSTPETRGPSMGGGSDDIGDIMWTVPTITIRFPSNIPNVIGHNVTAAIAMATPIAHKGAVNGAEVLAMTIMDIVTTPSLVAAAKDYQQTVQFKDMKYDPVLTAEDTPAIHLNKETMERLRPQMEPLYYDPTKYSSYLEQLGVKYPAAAVLPAAKK; translated from the coding sequence ATGCACATTTCCAAACGCTCACTTATGGCCGCGCTAATGGCGAGCGCCTTTGTCCTGCCCGCAGGTCTGGCGCATGCTCAGGCCAGCCCGAAGCTGAAAGCCGCCGCTCAGGCGGGGGTTAAGGACCGCGCCGTCCTGACCCAGCAAATGGTCGATTCGATCTATAGCTTCGCGGAACCCGGTTTTCAGGAATATAAAACCTCGGAATACGTCACCGGCATCTTAGAGAAAAACGGCTTTACCATCACCCGTGGTGTCGCCGGTATTCCTACCGCCTGGACGGCGACGTGGGGTGAGGGCGGGCCGCTGATTGCGCTTGGTTCCGACATCGACGGACTTCTGGGTCTGTCGCAGGTGCCGGGCAATCCGGTGATCACGCCGCAGGTGCCGGGGGCTCCCGGTCACGGCGAAGGCCACAATTCCGGTATGCCGTTGGTGGTCGTGGCCGCTCTGGCCGCTAAGGATGTGATGGTCGCCAACAACATCAAAGGCCGTCTGATGATCTGGCCCGGCGTGGCTGAAGAACTGCTGGCCACCAAGGCGTTTTATGTCCGCGACGGTGTGTTCAAGGACGTGGATGTGTCAATCTTTACCCACGTGGCCAATGAACTGGGCACCTCATGGGGCCCTGCCGGCAATAACGGCATGGTGTCGGTGGAATATACATTTAAGGGCAAGACCTCGCACTCGGCCGGTGCGCCGTGGGCCGGTCGCAGCGCCCTTGATGGGGTGGAACTGATGAACGCCGCCTGGAACATGAAGCGCGAACATTTGCCGGTGACCCAGCGTTCGCACTACATCATCACCAATGGCGGAAGTCAGCCCAATATCGTCCCCGGTGAGGCCAGTGTCTGGTACTATTTCCGGGAGCAGACCTTTGACTCCATCCGCAACCTTTATGAGACCGGCAACACGATCTCCGAAGCCGCCGCCAAAGCGACCGGCACGACGGTCACCCGCCGCGTTCTGGGCTATGCCGCGCCGAACTATGGCAATAAGCCTTTGGCCGAAGCCGCCTATGCCAATATGCAAAAGGTCGGTCTGCCCAAATGGTCTGCCGACGATCAGGCCTTCGCCAAGGCTGTGCAGGAAACCAACGGTTTTGCGCTGAAACCGCTGACGACCAAATTAACGCCTCTGTCGACGCCGGAAACACGCGGGCCGTCCATGGGCGGCGGGTCGGACGATATTGGTGATATCATGTGGACGGTGCCGACCATTACCATCCGCTTCCCGTCCAATATCCCCAATGTCATCGGCCACAATGTGACCGCCGCGATCGCTATGGCCACCCCGATTGCTCACAAAGGGGCCGTCAATGGCGCTGAGGTTCTGGCCATGACCATCATGGATATCGTGACGACCCCGTCACTTGTGGCGGCGGCCAAGGACTATCAGCAGACCGTGCAGTTTAAGGATATGAAATATGATCCGGTCCTGACGGCAGAAGATACCCCGGCCATCCACCTCAATAAGGAAACCATGGAGCGTCTGCGCCCGCAAATGGAGCCGCTCTATTACGATCCGACCAAGTATAGCTCCTACCTTGAGCAACTTGGCGTCAAATATCCGGCGGCGGCAGTTCTGCCCGCGGCTAAAAAGTAA
- a CDS encoding TonB-dependent siderophore receptor: MVALFTCSSVWAQEAPAPAPDSAEEEVQEVVVTGSRVVRNGFAAPTPVNVLGKEEIKAEAPANIADFVNTLPSVKGSATASNSSGALSNGQAGISALNLRALGTGRTLVLFDGQRSVISSATGLVDTNTFPQSLIERVEVVTGGASSAYGSDAIGGVVNFILDKKYTGFKTTAEYGETAEGDAENWKLNATYGTGFADDRGHFLLSYEKAKQEGVHYTARDWAQKGYFSMRNPNTAAGQPFYIVSDGIGLSSLTPGGLITAGPLRGTYFGEGGSVNQLTYGASSGQWMLGGDWQYPTSGMIGTNSLVAGDDRDSLFTRLSYEVTPYLNVFAQASYAKYEGLSYYIQPTTTGVTIRSDNAYLPASVRTAMTNAGVTSFVMGTSNGDMPASGSTMERETQRYVVGADGNFDALGLGFKWDSYYQMGITDTVEALTDTYNNALLTLATDAVFRPGTTEIVCRSTLTNPTNGCVPLNRFGIGVADAAALDYVLGTPTRKQRFEQDVAAVNFSTSDIMGWAGPISLAFGAEWRREAMDGFVPPQYQSGWKYGNFKVSTGSYEVAEAYVEAVVPMFKGFDLNAAFRYADYSTSGPARPWKVGFTYAPIEDIKLRYTMSRDIRAPNLSELYDSGTARSNSVAINGTSVAFVQNLQGSTLVKPEVADGIGVGVVVRPRFWPGFEASVDYYDIEVEGVISFVTAQQVADYCNINGIQSYCNNMIYSGPTLQTINLYYDNLNRMLARGMDIEASYRFNLADVYSKASGSLSLRGMATHYITNITDDGVTAVDFAGSNSGSTPNWVYRITALYKLDPWTINLTARGVSDGVLSNAYTECTSGCPASVAPYYTINDNTVDGAVYFDVAVNRVIEIGGVKAEAYLSIKNLMDKDPVLLSSPANLGAENTPAYLQTNRGLYDVMGRVYRVGLRMEF; this comes from the coding sequence TTGGTCGCACTATTTACCTGCAGTTCCGTATGGGCGCAGGAAGCCCCGGCACCCGCACCGGATTCCGCTGAGGAAGAGGTGCAGGAGGTCGTGGTCACCGGCTCGCGCGTTGTGCGCAACGGCTTCGCCGCGCCGACCCCGGTCAACGTACTGGGCAAGGAAGAAATCAAGGCCGAGGCCCCCGCCAATATCGCTGATTTCGTCAACACCTTGCCATCGGTTAAGGGCAGTGCGACGGCTTCCAACTCATCGGGGGCCTTGTCGAACGGTCAGGCGGGCATCAGTGCGTTGAACCTGCGGGCTCTGGGGACGGGCCGCACGCTGGTTCTGTTTGACGGGCAGCGCTCGGTGATTTCGTCCGCCACCGGCCTTGTCGACACCAATACCTTCCCGCAGTCGCTGATTGAGCGCGTCGAAGTCGTGACCGGCGGGGCGTCTTCGGCCTATGGTTCCGATGCCATTGGCGGGGTGGTCAACTTTATCCTTGATAAGAAATATACCGGCTTCAAGACGACGGCTGAGTACGGCGAAACCGCCGAAGGCGATGCCGAAAACTGGAAGCTTAACGCCACCTATGGGACCGGCTTTGCCGATGATCGTGGCCATTTCCTGTTGAGCTACGAAAAGGCCAAGCAGGAAGGGGTGCATTATACGGCGCGCGATTGGGCCCAAAAGGGCTATTTCTCGATGCGTAACCCCAATACGGCAGCAGGGCAGCCCTTTTATATCGTCTCTGACGGCATTGGTTTGTCGAGCCTGACGCCGGGCGGTCTGATCACGGCCGGGCCGCTGAGAGGCACCTATTTCGGTGAAGGTGGTTCGGTCAACCAACTGACCTACGGCGCATCTTCAGGCCAGTGGATGCTGGGCGGTGACTGGCAATATCCGACATCAGGCATGATCGGCACCAACAGCCTGGTGGCCGGTGATGATCGCGACAGCCTGTTTACGCGCCTGAGCTATGAGGTCACACCGTATCTGAATGTGTTCGCTCAGGCGTCCTACGCCAAATACGAAGGCCTTAGCTACTACATTCAGCCGACCACGACCGGCGTGACGATCCGCTCAGACAATGCCTATCTGCCCGCATCGGTCCGCACGGCCATGACCAACGCCGGGGTAACCTCCTTTGTCATGGGCACCAGCAATGGCGATATGCCCGCGTCTGGCAGCACCATGGAGCGCGAAACTCAGCGTTATGTGGTCGGCGCGGACGGTAACTTTGATGCGCTCGGCTTAGGCTTTAAGTGGGACAGCTATTATCAGATGGGCATCACTGATACGGTCGAAGCCCTGACCGATACCTATAATAACGCCCTTCTGACCTTGGCCACTGACGCGGTCTTCCGTCCCGGCACGACCGAAATCGTGTGCCGCTCAACCCTGACCAATCCGACCAATGGCTGCGTGCCGCTCAATCGTTTTGGTATCGGTGTCGCGGATGCCGCAGCGCTTGATTATGTGCTGGGCACGCCGACCCGTAAGCAGCGCTTTGAGCAGGACGTGGCGGCCGTCAACTTCTCGACTAGCGACATCATGGGCTGGGCTGGGCCGATCTCTCTGGCCTTCGGGGCAGAGTGGCGTCGTGAGGCGATGGACGGCTTTGTGCCGCCGCAGTACCAGAGCGGCTGGAAATACGGTAACTTCAAGGTTTCGACCGGTTCCTACGAAGTGGCCGAAGCCTATGTCGAAGCCGTGGTGCCGATGTTCAAGGGCTTTGATCTGAACGCCGCCTTCCGCTATGCGGACTACTCCACCTCCGGGCCTGCCCGTCCGTGGAAGGTCGGTTTCACCTATGCGCCGATCGAAGACATCAAGCTGCGCTACACCATGTCGCGGGATATCCGCGCGCCGAACCTGTCGGAGCTTTACGATTCCGGTACGGCCCGCTCCAACTCGGTCGCCATTAACGGCACGTCGGTCGCCTTCGTACAAAACCTTCAGGGCTCAACTCTGGTGAAGCCCGAAGTGGCCGATGGCATCGGTGTGGGGGTTGTGGTGCGTCCGCGCTTCTGGCCGGGCTTTGAGGCTTCGGTCGATTATTATGACATCGAGGTCGAAGGCGTCATCAGCTTCGTTACCGCCCAGCAGGTCGCAGACTATTGTAACATCAACGGTATCCAGAGCTACTGCAACAACATGATCTATAGCGGCCCGACGCTGCAGACCATCAACCTCTATTATGACAACCTCAACCGCATGCTGGCGCGCGGTATGGATATCGAAGCCTCCTACCGCTTCAATCTGGCTGATGTCTATTCCAAGGCCAGCGGGTCTTTGAGCCTGCGTGGTATGGCGACCCACTACATCACCAACATCACCGATGATGGCGTGACGGCGGTGGATTTTGCTGGCTCCAACTCCGGTTCGACACCTAACTGGGTGTACCGCATTACAGCGCTCTATAAGCTTGATCCGTGGACGATCAATCTGACGGCGCGCGGGGTCTCGGATGGCGTACTATCGAACGCCTATACCGAATGCACCAGCGGCTGCCCGGCCAGCGTCGCCCCTTACTACACCATCAACGACAATACAGTTGACGGGGCGGTCTATTTCGATGTGGCGGTCAACCGCGTCATCGAGATCGGTGGCGTCAAGGCCGAAGCCTATCTGTCCATCAAGAACCTGATGGATAAAGACCCGGTGCTGTTGTCCAGCCCCGCAAACCTCGGTGCCGAAAACACCCCGGCCTATCTGCAAACCAACCGGGGGCTCTATGACGTCATGGGCCGCGTCTACCGCGTTGGCCTGCGGATGGAGTTCTAG
- a CDS encoding zinc-dependent metalloprotease, with translation MRHVNYQVSTLLALILMAQAPAQAVAQTKPAASAPAPGWAAQSAAYKRLDGLLPLFVDATGGRVFMQLPPAKADGVITEVLHHTLIKEGMGSASVRPERGQFGPTRLLQFRKIGGKVLAEYKTPEFKASGTKEEAKAVEDAFANSAVWAGPVVTTLGDGSVIVDITAFLTRDAWGMRDSLNRSGQGTFRAAPELTLADTTTVKAFPDNLEMDAIFSFASENPGREISNIASDPTSLTFTLHHSFIRLPDAGYVPRVFDPRTAENDILITDFSTPLGQALVTRLARRFRLEKTDPSAARSTVKKPIVFYVDNSAPEPIRSALVDGAMWWKDAFEAAGYIDAYRVEVLPEGVDPMDTRYNVIFWANRLTRSWSYGQTVTDPRTGEIVRGAVILGSQRIRQNIIMFETMLGVDKTAKGGPNDPVEIALARARQLSAHEVGHALGFQHNFAGSGQGRTSVMDYPVAKIDIKGDALDFADAYAIGIGEWDKFSVDALYGAEAGLKARIDAGAARLRFRADIDGRADSTGNPYASSWDNGADPVAEITHLMQVRRIALDDFGLNSLPDGVAVNELRRRLVPVFLLNRYQVSATAKLIGGTDYAYPVKGGGAEAVLTPVPISQQSAALDALIATLKPSELTLSDAQLKLLAAQTTGDADPQYETEIFGSRMGRSFDPGVATETAAEVTLSALFAPERLNRLAVAEVRDGEALKLEAVLDRIISAVFAPSVSTPMEAEAARRVQMRTVLMLARHINGVALGTTPGAIAGRNDAVLSPVSAAVVSGRLKALGDKLKRAKSKDALQAAQDTWLAELIADPEAMKALLASGRYDVRIPPGEPI, from the coding sequence GTGCGGCACGTAAATTATCAGGTCTCAACCCTTCTGGCCCTTATCCTTATGGCGCAGGCTCCGGCTCAGGCGGTGGCGCAGACAAAACCCGCAGCGTCTGCCCCGGCCCCCGGATGGGCGGCGCAATCGGCGGCCTATAAGCGCCTTGACGGCCTGCTGCCGCTGTTCGTGGATGCGACCGGCGGGCGGGTATTTATGCAGTTGCCGCCCGCTAAAGCGGATGGTGTCATAACAGAGGTGTTGCACCACACCCTGATCAAGGAAGGCATGGGCTCGGCCAGCGTGCGTCCTGAGCGCGGCCAGTTCGGCCCGACGCGCCTGCTGCAATTCCGCAAAATCGGCGGCAAGGTTCTGGCCGAATATAAGACGCCGGAGTTCAAGGCATCTGGCACGAAAGAAGAGGCCAAGGCCGTCGAGGATGCCTTTGCCAACTCGGCCGTCTGGGCCGGGCCGGTGGTGACGACCTTGGGCGACGGATCGGTGATCGTCGACATCACCGCCTTTTTGACCCGTGACGCCTGGGGGATGCGCGACAGCCTTAACCGCTCAGGGCAGGGCACGTTCCGCGCCGCGCCGGAACTAACTTTGGCCGACACCACGACCGTCAAGGCCTTTCCTGATAACCTTGAGATGGACGCTATATTTAGCTTCGCGTCTGAAAATCCGGGCCGTGAAATCAGCAACATCGCCTCTGATCCGACCAGCCTGACCTTTACTCTGCACCACAGCTTCATCCGCTTGCCGGATGCCGGTTATGTGCCGCGGGTATTTGATCCGCGCACGGCGGAAAACGATATTTTGATCACCGATTTTTCAACACCTCTGGGGCAGGCGCTGGTGACACGGCTGGCGCGCCGGTTCCGGCTGGAAAAAACCGATCCGTCAGCGGCGCGATCGACGGTCAAAAAACCGATCGTGTTTTATGTCGATAACTCCGCCCCTGAGCCGATCCGCAGCGCCCTCGTTGACGGGGCCATGTGGTGGAAGGATGCGTTTGAGGCGGCAGGCTATATCGATGCCTACCGGGTCGAGGTCTTGCCTGAAGGCGTTGATCCGATGGATACGCGCTATAATGTCATCTTCTGGGCCAACCGCCTGACGCGGAGTTGGTCCTATGGTCAGACGGTGACTGACCCGCGTACCGGCGAGATTGTGCGCGGGGCAGTTATTCTGGGTTCCCAGCGCATCCGCCAGAACATCATCATGTTTGAGACCATGCTGGGCGTCGACAAAACCGCCAAAGGCGGCCCCAATGATCCGGTCGAGATCGCTCTGGCGCGGGCGCGGCAGTTGTCGGCCCACGAAGTCGGCCATGCGCTTGGCTTTCAGCACAATTTCGCTGGCTCCGGGCAGGGCCGGACTTCGGTCATGGACTATCCGGTCGCCAAGATCGACATTAAGGGCGACGCGCTTGATTTTGCCGATGCCTATGCGATCGGGATCGGTGAGTGGGATAAGTTCTCGGTCGATGCCCTTTATGGTGCTGAGGCGGGTCTGAAAGCGCGCATCGATGCGGGGGCCGCACGTCTGCGGTTCCGCGCCGATATCGACGGACGCGCGGATTCGACCGGAAACCCCTATGCCAGTTCGTGGGACAATGGCGCCGATCCGGTGGCGGAGATCACCCATTTGATGCAGGTGCGCCGGATTGCGCTCGATGATTTTGGCCTGAACAGCCTGCCCGATGGCGTGGCGGTCAATGAACTGCGCCGCCGGCTGGTGCCGGTGTTCCTGCTCAATCGCTATCAGGTGTCGGCGACGGCCAAGCTGATTGGCGGCACGGACTACGCCTATCCGGTCAAGGGCGGCGGGGCGGAAGCCGTGCTGACGCCGGTGCCGATCTCACAACAATCAGCGGCGCTGGACGCGCTGATTGCCACGCTGAAACCGTCGGAACTAACTTTAAGCGATGCGCAACTAAAACTGCTGGCGGCCCAGACGACAGGCGATGCCGATCCGCAGTATGAGACGGAAATCTTTGGTTCGCGCATGGGCCGGTCATTCGATCCGGGTGTCGCCACAGAAACTGCCGCCGAAGTGACCCTGTCGGCTTTGTTTGCACCCGAACGCCTAAACCGGCTGGCGGTCGCGGAGGTGCGTGACGGTGAGGCGCTTAAGCTGGAGGCCGTACTCGACCGCATCATATCGGCGGTGTTTGCCCCTTCGGTCAGCACACCGATGGAGGCCGAAGCGGCGCGGCGGGTGCAGATGCGCACGGTGTTAATGTTGGCACGCCATATCAATGGTGTGGCTCTAGGCACGACACCGGGCGCGATTGCCGGACGTAATGACGCGGTGCTGTCGCCGGTTTCCGCGGCGGTGGTGTCAGGCCGTCTTAAAGCGCTGGGCGACAAGCTCAAGAGGGCGAAATCGAAAGATGCCCTGCAAGCCGCGCAGGATACCTGGCTTGCGGAACTGATTGCCGATCCTGAAGCGATGAAAGCTCTGCTGGCCAGCGGGCGCTATGATGTCCGCATTCCCCCCGGTGAACCTATCTAA